Proteins co-encoded in one Rattus rattus isolate New Zealand chromosome 5, Rrattus_CSIRO_v1, whole genome shotgun sequence genomic window:
- the Zcchc3 gene encoding zinc finger CCHC domain-containing protein 3, protein MATGGGAEEEPQRGRPQLPLPARPVARAEESEGVREKMGWAQVVKNLAEKKGDFREPRRRDEAGSGASGGLGSSGGLAAPNPGDFPPAARGDPKGRRRDPTGEAADAYRKKGTSSAGDPSRRKKADVTAAMPTPARSGATEDATERPLQDEPPAAGPGKGRFLVRICFQGDESACPTRDFVVGALILRSIGMDPDDIYAVIQIPGSREFDVSFRSAEKLALFLRVYEEKRELEDCWENFVVLGRSKSSLKTLFILFRNETVDVEDIVTWLKRHCDVLAVPVKVTDRFGIWTGEYKCEIELRQGEGGVRHLPGAFFLGAERGYSWYKGQPKTCFKCGSRTHMSGSCTQDRCFRCGEEGHLSPYCRKVIVCNLCGKRGHAFAQCPKAVHNSMAAQLTGVAGH, encoded by the coding sequence ATGGCCACCGGCGGTGGAGCGGAGGAGGAGCCACAGCGGGGTCGGCCGCAGCTCCCGCTCCCCGCGCGCCCCGTGGCCCGCGCCGAGGAATCCGAGGGCGTCCGCGAGAAGATGGGCTGGGCCCAGGTGGTTAAGAACCTGGCGGAGAAGAAGGGCGACTTCCGCGAGCCGCGGCGGCGCGACGAAGCAGGCAGCGGTGCGAGTGGCGGGCTCGGCAGCTCCGGGGGTCTGGCCGCCCCGAACCCGGGCGACTTCCCACCTGCGGCTCGCGGGGACCCAAAGGGCCGCCGCAGAGACCCTACGGGTGAGGCGGCAGACGCTTACAGGAAGAAGGGCACTAGCAGCGCGGGAGACCCGAGTCGAAGGAAGAAGGCCGACGTGACGGCGGCCATGCCGACCCCCGCCAGGTCCGGCGCGACCGAAGATGCAACCGAGCGGCCGCTACAGGACGAGCCACCGGCTGCCGGCCCGGGTAAGGGCCGCTTCCTCGTGCGCATCTGTTTCCAGGGAGACGAGAGTGCCTGTCCGACCCGGGACTTCGTGGTGGGTGCGCTCATCCTGCGCTCCATCGGCATGGACCCTGACGACATCTACGCAGTCATTCAGATCCCCGGCAGCCGTGAGTTCGACGTGAGCTTCCGATCCGCAGAAAAACTAGCCCTGTTTCTCCGCGTCTACGAGGAGAAGCGAGAGCTGGAGGACTGCTGGGAGAACTTTGTGGTCTTGGGGCGGAGCAAGTCCAGCTTGAAGaccctcttcatcctcttccggAACGAGACCGTGGACGTGGAGGACATCGTGACCTGGCTCAAGCGACACTGCGACGTGCTGGCCGTGCCCGTGAAAGTGACCGACAGGTTTGGGATCTGGACCGGGGAGTACAAGTGTGAGATCGAGCTGCGCCAGGGGGAGGGCGGAGTGAGGCACCTGCCCGGGGCCTTCTTCTTGGGAGCGGAGAGGGGCTACAGTTGGTACAAGGGGCAGCCCAAGACGTGCTTTAAGTGTGGTTCCCGGACCCACATGAGCGGCAGCTGCACTCAGGACAGGTGTTTCAGGTGTGGGGAAGAGGGACACCTGAGCCCTTACTGCCGGAAGGTCATCGTGTGCAACCTCTGTGGCAAAAGAGGACACGCCTTTGCCCAGTGTCCCAAAGCAGTTCACAATTCCATGGCAGCTCAGCTCACCGGCGTGGCGGGACACTGA